The Colias croceus chromosome 23, ilColCroc2.1 genome window below encodes:
- the LOC123702154 gene encoding glycerol-3-phosphate acyltransferase 3 isoform X5, which translates to MAVMMPFVSVAVSILYTPFLLLILCVIFLASIGKSLGVRRLYVNILLKLFEYGRQHIEVAKRLQRHDSSDEDDGPPEPDRPPSALVKENGVNGTKMTVIERQEILGPSPELNYKRSKSQDRLPNGLLIEQIKPENNLEMHVFHCLDLVKAGMESIIEDQVTSVFEAEELRSWNLLTRTNRQYEFLTWRLTIIWVMGFIVRYFFLLPLRILIFVIGVIATLVSMTLIGLLPEGKIRRTLGGIAYKLANRMLIRSVSCVAYYHDTQYKPSSNGFCVANHTSPIDVSVLSMDMCFSLVWWLIVSTAIVGTLPDGAFKQRVNNSMSLMCFNFLSRCISAVITYHNGDRYKPKSGICVANHTSPIDVLVLMCDSCYSLIGQRHNGFLGLLQRALARASPHIWFERSEVKDRHAVARRLKEHISVVDNPPILIFPEGTCINNTSVVQFKKGSFEVGGTIYPVAIKYDARFGDAFWNSSRYGMLHYLLNMMSSWAIVCDVWYLPAMTRGPQESAVDFANRVKAAIARRGGLVDLMWDGQLKRMKAKKEWRELQQEEFSKRLKGE; encoded by the exons TATGGAAGGCAGCACATTGAAGTGGCGAAACGTCTGCAGAGGCACGACAGTTCGGACGAGGATGATGGCCCGCCGGAACCGGACCGGCCACCGTCCGCGCTCGTCAAGGAGAACGGTGTGAATG GCACAAAGATGACGGTGATAGAGCGGCAGGAGATACTCGGCCCGTCGCCGGAACTCAATTACAAGAGGAGTAAGAGTCAAGACAGGCTGCCCAATGGTCTGCTGATTGAGCAGATTAAGCCTGAG AACAACCTCGAAATGCACGTGTTCCACTGTCTCGATCTGGTCAAGGCGGGCATGGAGTCGATCATTGAAGACCAGGTCACCTCCGTCTTCGAGGCCGAAGAGTTGAGGAGTTGGAACCTGCTCACCAGGACTAATAG gCAATACGAATTTCTAACATGGCGCCTCACAATCATATGGGTGATGGGTTTCATTGTACGATACTTCTTCTTACTACCACTGAGGATACTCATATTCGTTATTGGG GTGATCGCTACACTAGTCAGCATGACGCTAATTGGCCTACTACCGGAGGGCAAAATACGTCGCACACTCGGGGGCATCGCCTACAAGCTGGCGAACCGTATGTTAATACGAAGCGTATCTTGCGTCGCCTACTACCATGATACGCAATACAAGCCGTCGTCTAACGGCTTCTGCGTCGCCAACCACACCAGTCCGATCGACGTCAGCGTGCTGAGCATGGACATGTGTTTCTCTTTG GTGTGGTGGCTGATAGTCAGCACGGCCATTGTCGGCACGCTACCGGATGGCGCGTTCAAACAGCGCGTGAACAATTCAATGTCGCTGATGTGCTTCAACTTTCTGTCGCGTTGTATTAGCGCCGTGATAACTTATCACAACGGGGACAGGTATAAGCCGAAGAGCGGGATATGCGTGGCCAATCACACGAGCCCGATCGATGTGTTGGTGCTCATGTGTGACAGCTGTTATTCGTtg ATTGGTCAAAGACACAACGGATTCCTAGGGCTCTTACAAAGGGCCCTGGCTAGGGCTTCGCCCCACATTTGGTTCGAGAGATCGGAGGTTAAAGACAGACACGCTGTTGCTAGACG ACTAAAAGAGCACATATCCGTAGTGGACAATCCGCCGATCCTGATATTTCCCGAAGGCACCTGCATCAACAACACGTCGGTTGTGCAATTCAAGAAGGGCAGCTTTGAAGTCGGCGGCACTATATACCCTGTGGCTATCAA ATACGACGCACGCTTCGGCGACGCGTTCTGGAACAGCTCCCGATACGGGATGCTGCATTACTTACTGAACATGATGAGCTCGTGGGCGATAGTGTGCGACGTTTGGTACTTGCCGGCCATGACTCGCGGCCCGCAAGAGAGTGCCGTCGATTTCGCTAATAGAGTGAAGGCGGCTATAGCGAGGCGCGGTGGACTCGTTGATCTGATGTG GGACGGCCAATTGAAACGCATGAAGGCGAAAAAAGAGTGGAGGGAGTTACAGCAAGAGGAGTTCAGTAAGAGATTAAAAGGGGAGTAG
- the LOC123702161 gene encoding aldo-keto reductase family 1 member B1-like isoform X1, which produces MAPKIPVITFNNGKTIPIMGLGTWKSKPGEVTQAVKDAIDIGYRHIDCAFVYGNEKEVGEAITAKINEGVVKREDLFITSKLWNTFHRPDLVKGALLKTLENLNIKYIDLYLIHWPQGYKEGGELFPADASGKIQFSDVDYVDTWQALEPLVGEGLVKSIGVSNFNSKQIERLLKSAKIKPVVNQVECHPYLNQQRLIQFCEARGIKITAYSPLGSPDRPWAKPEEPQLMEDPKLKAIASRLGKTVAQVLIRYQIDRGVIVIPKSVTKSRIASNFAVFDFKLSEEDLQLINSFDCNGRFVPMAASLGHKYHPFENDEF; this is translated from the exons TCGAAGCCCGGTGAAGTGACGCAAGCTGTGAAAGATGCCATCGACATTGGCTACCGGCACATCGACTGCGCGTTCGTTTACGGCAACGAGAAGGAGGTCGGTGAAGCTATCACTGCCAAAATCAACGAGGGGGTTGTTAAGAG GGAGGATCTATTCATCACCTCCAAGCTATGGAACACCTTCCACCGACCCGACCTGGTGAAGGGAGCCTTACTGAAGACGCTCGAGAATCTCAATATCAAATATATTGACTTGTATTTGATCCACTGGCCTCAGGGTTAtaag GAGGGCGGGGAGCTTTTCCCCGCAGATGCGTCCGGCAAGATCCAGTTCTCTGACGTGGACTATGTGGACACTTGGCAAGCGTTGGAGCCCCTCGTTGGTGAGGGTCTCGTGAAAAGTATCGGAGTGTCGAACTTTAACTCTAAGCAAATTGAGAGATTGCTGAAAAGCGCGAAGATTAAGCCGGTTGTTAATCAG GTGGAATGTCACCCCTACCTGAACCAGCAGCGCCTAATCCAATTCTGCGAAGCCCGAGGCATCAAAATCACAGCCTACTCTCCCCTGGGGTCTCCGGACAGGCCCTGGGCGAAGCCCGAGGAGCCCCAACTCATGGAGGACCCCAAATTGAAGGCAATTGCATCGAGATTAGGCAAAACAGTTGCTCAAGTGTTGATTAG ATATCAAATAGACCGCGGAGTGATCGTGATCCCGAAGTCGGTGACGAAGAGTCGCATCGCTAGCAACTTCGCCGTTTTCGACTTCAAACTGTCTGAAGAAGACTTACAACTTATTAACTCTTTCGATTGCAATGGAAGATTCGTGCCCATGGCTGc atcCCTCGGCCACAAGTACCATCCATTTGAAAATGATGAATTCTAA
- the LOC123702161 gene encoding aldo-keto reductase family 1 member B1-like isoform X2 produces the protein MADKVPLVKLENGYDCPILGLGTWQSKPGEVTQAVKDAIDIGYRHIDCAFVYGNEKEVGEAITAKINEGVVKREDLFITSKLWNTFHRPDLVKGALLKTLENLNIKYIDLYLIHWPQGYKEGGELFPADASGKIQFSDVDYVDTWQALEPLVGEGLVKSIGVSNFNSKQIERLLKSAKIKPVVNQVECHPYLNQQRLIQFCEARGIKITAYSPLGSPDRPWAKPEEPQLMEDPKLKAIASRLGKTVAQVLIRYQIDRGVIVIPKSVTKSRIASNFAVFDFKLSEEDLQLINSFDCNGRFVPMAASLGHKYHPFENDEF, from the exons ATGGCAGATAAAGTGCCCTTAGTTAAATTAGAAAATGGTTATGATTGTCCTATTCTTGGGCTTGGGACATGGCaa TCGAAGCCCGGTGAAGTGACGCAAGCTGTGAAAGATGCCATCGACATTGGCTACCGGCACATCGACTGCGCGTTCGTTTACGGCAACGAGAAGGAGGTCGGTGAAGCTATCACTGCCAAAATCAACGAGGGGGTTGTTAAGAG GGAGGATCTATTCATCACCTCCAAGCTATGGAACACCTTCCACCGACCCGACCTGGTGAAGGGAGCCTTACTGAAGACGCTCGAGAATCTCAATATCAAATATATTGACTTGTATTTGATCCACTGGCCTCAGGGTTAtaag GAGGGCGGGGAGCTTTTCCCCGCAGATGCGTCCGGCAAGATCCAGTTCTCTGACGTGGACTATGTGGACACTTGGCAAGCGTTGGAGCCCCTCGTTGGTGAGGGTCTCGTGAAAAGTATCGGAGTGTCGAACTTTAACTCTAAGCAAATTGAGAGATTGCTGAAAAGCGCGAAGATTAAGCCGGTTGTTAATCAG GTGGAATGTCACCCCTACCTGAACCAGCAGCGCCTAATCCAATTCTGCGAAGCCCGAGGCATCAAAATCACAGCCTACTCTCCCCTGGGGTCTCCGGACAGGCCCTGGGCGAAGCCCGAGGAGCCCCAACTCATGGAGGACCCCAAATTGAAGGCAATTGCATCGAGATTAGGCAAAACAGTTGCTCAAGTGTTGATTAG ATATCAAATAGACCGCGGAGTGATCGTGATCCCGAAGTCGGTGACGAAGAGTCGCATCGCTAGCAACTTCGCCGTTTTCGACTTCAAACTGTCTGAAGAAGACTTACAACTTATTAACTCTTTCGATTGCAATGGAAGATTCGTGCCCATGGCTGc atcCCTCGGCCACAAGTACCATCCATTTGAAAATGATGAATTCTAA
- the LOC123702154 gene encoding glycerol-3-phosphate acyltransferase 4 isoform X4, which produces MMPFVSVAVSILYTPFLLLILCVIFLASIGKSLGVRRLYVNILLKLFEYGRQHIEVAKRLQRHDSSDEDDGPPEPDRPPSALVKENGVNGTKMTVIERQEILGPSPELNYKRSKSQDRLPNGLLIEQIKPENNLEMHVFHCLDLVKAGMESIIEDQVTSVFEAEELRSWNLLTRTNRQYEFLTWRLTIIWVMGFIVRYFFLLPLRILIFVIGVWWLIVSTAIVGTLPDGAFKQRVNNSMSLMCFNFLSRCISAVITYHNGDRYKPKSGICVANHTSPIDVLVLMCDSCYSLIGQRHNGFLGLLQRALARASPHIWFERSEVKDRHAVARRLKEHISVVDNPPILIFPEGTCINNTSVVQFKKGSFEVGGTIYPVAIKYDARFGDAFWNSSRYGMLHYLLNMMSSWAIVCDVWYLPAMTRGPQESAVDFANRVKAAIARRGGLVDLMWDGQLKRMKAKKEWRELQQEEFSKRLKGE; this is translated from the exons TATGGAAGGCAGCACATTGAAGTGGCGAAACGTCTGCAGAGGCACGACAGTTCGGACGAGGATGATGGCCCGCCGGAACCGGACCGGCCACCGTCCGCGCTCGTCAAGGAGAACGGTGTGAATG GCACAAAGATGACGGTGATAGAGCGGCAGGAGATACTCGGCCCGTCGCCGGAACTCAATTACAAGAGGAGTAAGAGTCAAGACAG GCTGCCCAATGGTCTGCTGATTGAGCAAATTAAGCCAGAG AACAACCTCGAAATGCACGTGTTCCACTGTCTCGATCTGGTCAAGGCGGGCATGGAGTCGATCATTGAAGACCAGGTCACCTCCGTCTTCGAGGCCGAAGAGTTGAGGAGTTGGAACCTGCTCACCAGGACTAATAG gCAATACGAATTTCTAACATGGCGCCTCACAATCATATGGGTGATGGGTTTCATTGTACGATACTTCTTCTTACTACCACTGAGGATACTCATATTCGTTATTGGG GTGTGGTGGCTGATAGTCAGCACGGCCATTGTCGGCACGCTACCGGATGGCGCGTTCAAACAGCGCGTGAACAATTCAATGTCGCTGATGTGCTTCAACTTTCTGTCGCGTTGTATTAGCGCCGTGATAACTTATCACAACGGGGACAGGTATAAGCCGAAGAGCGGGATATGCGTGGCCAATCACACGAGCCCGATCGATGTGTTGGTGCTCATGTGTGACAGCTGTTATTCGTtg ATTGGTCAAAGACACAACGGATTCCTAGGGCTCTTACAAAGGGCCCTGGCTAGGGCTTCGCCCCACATTTGGTTCGAGAGATCGGAGGTTAAAGACAGACACGCTGTTGCTAGACG ACTAAAAGAGCACATATCCGTAGTGGACAATCCGCCGATCCTGATATTTCCCGAAGGCACCTGCATCAACAACACGTCGGTTGTGCAATTCAAGAAGGGCAGCTTTGAAGTCGGCGGCACTATATACCCTGTGGCTATCAA ATACGACGCACGCTTCGGCGACGCGTTCTGGAACAGCTCCCGATACGGGATGCTGCATTACTTACTGAACATGATGAGCTCGTGGGCGATAGTGTGCGACGTTTGGTACTTGCCGGCCATGACTCGCGGCCCGCAAGAGAGTGCCGTCGATTTCGCTAATAGAGTGAAGGCGGCTATAGCGAGGCGCGGTGGACTCGTTGATCTGATGTG GGACGGCCAATTGAAACGCATGAAGGCGAAAAAAGAGTGGAGGGAGTTACAGCAAGAGGAGTTCAGTAAGAGATTAAAAGGGGAGTAG